CGCCGGAAATAGTGTGTGAGCATGATTGCCCGGAATTGGGGGAGGAAAAAATGTAACTTCCGCTGATGTTTGAAATGAACTAAAAGATCCGTTTACCAATATTGGGGGAGATAAATGAAGTAATGACCCTAATGAATGGGATGGAACAACTAGAATTAAAATGACCGTACAATTAATGCAAATTCTAAGTGTTTCAATCTTAGCTAATAGTAATAAGTTAGTTGATAGTGGACAGAGTGAAAAAATGCCTGCTGTTGCTGACTACCAAGATTTACAAGTAATTTTAAGTCAACAATGAAAATTATTAGTTTCTAACACCAATCAACAAGTTGAAAATAAAAAACAATCATTTAAAAACGACTACCAAAAAAAATGAGAAGATGAATATCATAAATGGTTAGATAAAAACTATCCAGATATTACTGGTGCTTCTGGTTCAAAGAAATATGAAATTGAAGAAAACAATTATAAAGCGGCAATTATGGCAACTGGGGCTGATAACGGTACAAGTGCTACAACAATGTTAACTAACGTATTATTAAACAATAATATGCGTAGTTACCAAACAAGTAGTAACCAAATCTTAACTAATTATTTATATAATTTTTATGATTTTACCGTAGTTCAAAAAAAATCAGCTGATGATTGAAATAAAGATAATATTAGTGCCCGCCGTGATTTAGCAGTAGCATTCCAATGGAATTATACAACCAATGTATGAAGTTTTACTTACCCAGATTTTGATATTTCAGCAACCTTAAAAAAAATTGCTACCGATTTAGAAACCAAATCACCTGAACAATATCTTCAAGAACATCCAATGGTAGACGCCCCTATTTTTGATGGAACAACTAATGATAAGTTAGGATCTTTAATGTTAAACTCAAACATTTACCAAGCTGGACAATTATCATTATTCCAAAAATATTCTTTAGAACGTTGATTTACTAATCAAAAACCATTAGCAATTTCACAAGTTACTTATGCTTTTAAAGACGCCGCCAATGCGTTTAAAGATGGCATTACTAGTGATGATTTTGATAAAGGTGTGTTAGCAAACATTACTACTGATCTTGGCAAATTAGCTGGAAGTTCTCCTGAAGATTGAGAAACTTTCTACCGTAATAATAACGGGACTGCTGCTAGTTCAAAAAGTTTATTAACCCTAAATAATGGTGATGATATTTTTAAATCAAATGTTATAAAAGCAAATATTTACGGAAATGTTGGTAATACTAAATATGATACTCTTCCAGCAGATGCTGATGCTGCAATTAAAACATTAAGCCGTAATTCTAGTGATACTGCAACTCATATGAGCCAAGTTTGAAAAATTGGTCAAGTTAGTGATGGTTCAGGGCTAAAAGATGATTCAGTAATTGCCTTCATTGATACTGATGGTTTACATATTGTTCATATTGATGGTGGTCAATACTTAGATCCAACCACAACAGATGATTACAATAACTATACTAATAATTGACAATTTTACTCATTAAGTTATGCCCACAATACTTTTGAAGCAGCTGATCATAACAAAACAGATGATGTAAGTGTTAATAGTAAAATGAACACCCAATTTAAAAATGCTAAATATTTACAATATTTAGTTAACCAAAGTAATGCCAATACTATTGCTGGAAGTCGTACAACATTTAATGTCTTAGATGAAGTTAAAAAATATGCCAAATTAGATTCTTCAACTGACGGAACAACAAGTAATTTATGAT
The sequence above is drawn from the Spiroplasma eriocheiris genome and encodes:
- a CDS encoding Vmc-like lipoprotein signal peptide domain-containing protein — its product is MKKLLSLLASFVITGAPVGTLAACSNKDNTKDQHKNSAGNSVWAWLPGIGGGKNVTSADVWNELKDPFTNIGGDKWSNDPNEWDGTTRIKMTVQLMQILSVSILANSNKLVDSGQSEKMPAVADYQDLQVILSQQWKLLVSNTNQQVENKKQSFKNDYQKKWEDEYHKWLDKNYPDITGASGSKKYEIEENNYKAAIMATGADNGTSATTMLTNVLLNNNMRSYQTSSNQILTNYLYNFYDFTVVQKKSADDWNKDNISARRDLAVAFQWNYTTNVWSFTYPDFDISATLKKIATDLETKSPEQYLQEHPMVDAPIFDGTTNDKLGSLMLNSNIYQAGQLSLFQKYSLERWFTNQKPLAISQVTYAFKDAANAFKDGITSDDFDKGVLANITTDLGKLAGSSPEDWETFYRNNNGTAASSKSLLTLNNGDDIFKSNVIKANIYGNVGNTKYDTLPADADAAIKTLSRNSSDTATHMSQVWKIGQVSDGSGLKDDSVIAFIDTDGLHIVHIDGGQYLDPTTTDDYNNYTNNWQFYSLSYAHNTFEAADHNKTDDVSVNSKMNTQFKNAKYLQYLVNQSNANTIAGSRTTFNVLDEVKKYAKLDSSTDGTTSNLWWFWIFDFFNNVEKNIVKIATPDDWYKRFLTFKTQSGSEADTTWFTNVINSAASNLTGSAIGTFISNVQTENTTIQGYAVGWPDLTFDVSAILANITTTNGKFWTIAEY